In Alphaproteobacteria bacterium, a single genomic region encodes these proteins:
- the glgB gene encoding 1,4-alpha-glucan branching protein GlgB — translation MTAGISGRKVGIVAEADMMGLMSGRHGDPFRILGMHGGDGDDVTVRVIAPGAGRVEVVDKETGGIVAPLACLHDEGFFAGTIPGRRDRFPYRLRLSGLGGVREIEDPYHFGLILGELDIFLMSEGTHRHLYTRLGAHPMELEGVEGVAFVVWAPNARRVSIVGDFNNWDGRVHPMRHRPEGGLWELFIPDLKRGALYKYEILGGGGEILPLKADPVSFEQQSPPETASRIHGLLEYAWGDSDWLAWRGTAFDPAMPISIYEVHAGSWWRHDDGSSPNYEELADRLIAHVQDLGFTHIELLPISEHPFTGSWGYQPVGLFAPTSRFGRPEEFALFVDKCHRAGVGVIVDWVPAHFPSDPHGLARFDGTALYEHLDPRLGIHRDWDTLIYNFGRREVSNFLQANALFWLSRYHVDALRVDAVASMLYLDYSREPGDWVPNEQGGNENLEAIRFLRQMNITIHSEVPGAATVAEESTAWPGVSAPVERGGLGFRYKWNMGWMHDTLEYMKTDPVFRRYHRDQMTFALIYAFSENFILPLSHDEVVHGKGSLLSKMPGDRWQKFANLRAYFAFMWTHPGKKLLFMGGEFGQEREWSHDRSLDWHLLDDPLHAGVRDLVRDLNLLYREYPALHQLDCEWQGFEWIDASDADQNVLVYLRKGMGDGLPVVVVANFSPVVHQNYRIGVPVAGKWLEILNTDGACYGGSNVGNSGMVEAERKPWHGRDQSLNLTLPPLATLVLTPDPPAKGSRGGGP, via the coding sequence ATGACGGCCGGTATTTCGGGCCGGAAGGTGGGTATCGTTGCTGAAGCAGACATGATGGGACTGATGTCGGGCCGGCATGGCGATCCCTTTCGCATCCTGGGCATGCATGGCGGCGACGGAGATGACGTAACCGTGCGCGTGATTGCGCCGGGGGCTGGTCGGGTCGAGGTGGTTGACAAGGAAACCGGGGGTATTGTCGCCCCTCTCGCTTGCCTGCATGACGAAGGTTTTTTCGCTGGAACGATTCCCGGACGCCGCGACCGGTTTCCCTATCGCTTGCGTCTTTCGGGGCTGGGCGGGGTTCGGGAAATCGAGGACCCGTACCACTTCGGCCTCATACTGGGGGAGCTGGATATTTTCCTGATGTCGGAGGGGACGCATCGGCACCTCTATACCCGTCTTGGCGCACACCCGATGGAGCTTGAGGGTGTGGAAGGGGTCGCCTTCGTGGTATGGGCCCCCAACGCGCGCCGGGTCAGTATCGTGGGGGATTTCAATAATTGGGATGGCCGGGTACATCCGATGCGTCATCGCCCGGAAGGCGGTCTTTGGGAGCTTTTCATCCCGGACCTAAAGCGGGGCGCCCTTTACAAGTACGAAATTCTGGGGGGCGGGGGCGAAATTCTGCCGCTCAAGGCGGATCCCGTAAGCTTTGAGCAGCAGTCGCCGCCCGAAACCGCCTCCAGAATCCACGGGCTTCTGGAATATGCCTGGGGCGACAGTGACTGGCTGGCCTGGCGCGGCACGGCGTTTGATCCGGCGATGCCGATCTCGATCTACGAGGTCCATGCCGGGTCCTGGTGGCGCCACGACGACGGGAGCAGCCCCAATTACGAGGAACTGGCGGACCGGCTGATCGCCCATGTTCAGGATCTGGGCTTTACGCATATAGAATTGCTGCCGATCTCCGAGCATCCCTTTACCGGATCCTGGGGGTATCAGCCCGTCGGCCTCTTCGCGCCGACCAGCCGGTTTGGACGGCCGGAGGAATTCGCGCTTTTCGTGGACAAGTGCCATCGCGCCGGCGTTGGCGTTATCGTCGACTGGGTGCCGGCTCATTTCCCCTCGGACCCGCACGGACTTGCCCGGTTCGACGGTACGGCACTCTACGAGCATCTCGATCCGCGCCTCGGCATTCACAGGGACTGGGACACCCTGATTTACAATTTCGGGCGACGGGAAGTTTCGAATTTCCTCCAGGCCAATGCCCTGTTCTGGCTCTCCCGATATCATGTAGATGCGCTGCGAGTCGATGCGGTGGCGTCGATGCTTTATCTCGATTACAGCCGCGAACCGGGAGACTGGGTCCCGAACGAGCAGGGGGGTAATGAAAATCTTGAGGCGATACGTTTCCTCAGACAGATGAACATCACCATTCACTCGGAAGTGCCTGGAGCTGCGACTGTTGCCGAGGAATCCACCGCCTGGCCCGGTGTGAGCGCACCCGTGGAGAGAGGCGGGCTTGGTTTCCGGTACAAATGGAACATGGGATGGATGCATGACACGCTGGAGTACATGAAAACCGATCCGGTTTTTCGGCGCTACCATCGGGACCAAATGACATTCGCCCTTATCTATGCCTTCAGCGAGAACTTCATTCTGCCGCTCAGTCACGACGAAGTCGTTCACGGGAAGGGCTCACTTCTGTCGAAAATGCCAGGAGACCGGTGGCAGAAATTCGCCAATCTGCGGGCGTATTTTGCCTTCATGTGGACGCATCCCGGCAAAAAACTGCTCTTCATGGGCGGCGAGTTCGGCCAGGAAAGGGAATGGAGCCATGACAGAAGCCTCGACTGGCATCTGCTGGATGATCCTCTCCATGCGGGTGTCCGCGATCTGGTCCGGGATTTGAATCTGCTCTACCGGGAGTACCCGGCTCTGCACCAGCTCGATTGCGAGTGGCAGGGTTTCGAATGGATCGACGCCAGCGATGCGGATCAAAATGTGCTCGTCTACTTGAGAAAGGGGATGGGGGATGGCCTCCCCGTGGTCGTGGTGGCGAATTTTTCTCCCGTTGTGCATCAAAATTACCGGATTGGCGTTCCTGTTGCCGGTAAATGGCTCGAAATTCTGAATACCGACGGTGCCTGTTACGGTGGCTCCAATGTCGGCAATAGCGGCATGGTCGAGGCGGAGCGAAAGCCCTGGCATGGCCGGGACCAGTCACTGAATCTGACCCTGCCGCCGCTCGCCACCCTGGTGCTCACTCCCGATCCGCCGGCGAAGGGAAGCCGGGGAGGCGGGCCGTGA
- the treS gene encoding maltose alpha-D-glucosyltransferase, with amino-acid sequence MNQDASQLVQTKPCRGRVTRLAPDPEWYKDAIIYQLHVKAFQDSEDNGIGDFRGLISRLDYIEALGATAIWLLPFYPSPLRDDGYDISDYRRINPAYGDMRDFRRLVREAHHRGLRVITELVINHTSDQHPWFQKARRAKPGSAAREFYVWSDTDQRYQGTRIIFLDTETSNWTWDPVAKAYYWHRFYSHQPDLNFDNPRVLSEMIKTMRRWLDVGVDGLRLDAIPYLIEREGTNNENLPETHEVLKAIRGVLDRDYDDRLLLAEANQWPEDTAPYFGDGDECHMAFHFPLMPRMYMAVAQEDRHPVTDIIRQMPEIPSPCQWAIFLRNHDELTLEMVTEEERDYLWRTYAEDAKARINLGIRRRLAPLMQNDRRKIELMNGLLLSMPGTPILYYGDEIGMGDNYYLGDRDGVRTPMQWTADRNAGFSRANPQQLYLPPVMDPIYGYQSINVESQDRDPSSLLNWMRRILAVRAQHPVFGRGDMRFLYPRNRKILAYVRTLGDEKILCVANLARSAQAVELDLEGFRGAVPVELSGQTPFPPIGELPYLLTLPGYGFYWFRLEEAGEVPSWHEPPPEVLPEFVTLTAPHGAVGDILVGRERRLLERDILPSFLPLQRWFAGKGSRIKEVGIRYLGARAGTTQGLTILDVETDGAGGRYFLPLQIRWGAENLQPGNRLLSHTLARARRGARLGAVVDAAFDDDFARDLMALIWSGEDREVIDGKLEIDATDRLRSMPRPAEVRRTLAEQSNVSAILDESIILKIYRALKTGPQPDVEVGRFLTETAGYPNTPAYLGAVTLRNGSGDCTTLASAFAFVPNQGDAWEVLLEALSRDLEAHCAITADTGSEKNDFAFPLDIAPVLGRRTAELHAAFATSTTDPGFRTRPVGRSDLDGWSETAAQEIRDGLSELRAAARYAGDDLQAEIRAVLAAEPRLLERIARVARLDPVGDCTRIHGDLHLGQVLISKNDVFFVDFEGEPQREIEERRLKTSPLRDVAGIVRSFDYLAQAAIARIRDVTGTLSERQRERAIDWRSMASRAFLESYLDASRGAMAEPENRNYAICLLDMFVLQKAVYELRYEASHRPAWLFIPIRGLLDIVNEEESPI; translated from the coding sequence ATGAATCAGGATGCCTCCCAACTGGTCCAGACAAAACCCTGCCGCGGCCGCGTGACCAGACTCGCGCCAGACCCGGAATGGTACAAGGACGCCATCATCTACCAATTGCACGTCAAGGCATTTCAGGATTCTGAGGACAACGGCATCGGGGATTTCCGCGGGCTGATTTCGCGGCTCGACTACATTGAGGCTCTCGGTGCGACTGCCATCTGGCTTTTGCCGTTTTATCCATCGCCCCTGCGTGATGACGGCTATGACATCTCCGATTATCGGCGCATCAATCCGGCGTATGGCGACATGCGCGATTTTCGCCGGCTGGTGAGGGAGGCGCACCACCGGGGCCTGCGCGTGATCACGGAACTTGTTATCAACCACACTTCAGACCAGCACCCCTGGTTTCAAAAGGCGCGCCGGGCCAAACCGGGGTCGGCGGCGCGCGAATTCTATGTATGGAGCGATACGGATCAGCGCTACCAGGGCACCCGGATCATCTTCCTCGATACGGAGACCTCGAACTGGACCTGGGACCCCGTTGCAAAGGCGTATTACTGGCACCGTTTTTATTCCCACCAGCCCGATCTTAACTTCGATAACCCCCGTGTTCTGAGCGAGATGATCAAGACAATGCGGCGCTGGCTGGATGTGGGTGTTGATGGTCTTCGCCTTGATGCGATTCCCTATCTCATCGAGCGCGAGGGTACGAACAACGAAAACCTGCCCGAAACCCATGAGGTCCTTAAGGCCATTCGCGGTGTTCTGGACCGCGATTATGACGACAGGTTACTCCTGGCGGAAGCAAATCAGTGGCCCGAGGACACCGCGCCTTATTTCGGGGACGGCGACGAATGTCACATGGCCTTTCATTTCCCGCTGATGCCTCGAATGTACATGGCGGTTGCCCAGGAAGACCGTCACCCGGTCACGGATATCATTCGGCAGATGCCGGAAATACCCTCTCCCTGCCAATGGGCGATTTTTCTCCGGAATCATGACGAGCTCACGCTTGAAATGGTTACCGAGGAAGAACGCGATTATCTATGGCGGACATATGCCGAGGATGCCAAGGCCCGGATAAATCTCGGTATCCGGCGGCGTCTCGCGCCGCTGATGCAGAACGACCGGCGTAAGATCGAGTTGATGAACGGTCTTCTCCTGTCCATGCCCGGCACACCCATCCTGTATTATGGGGATGAAATCGGCATGGGCGACAATTATTACCTGGGAGATCGGGACGGGGTCCGGACGCCCATGCAATGGACGGCCGATCGGAATGCCGGTTTTTCAAGGGCCAATCCGCAGCAGCTCTATCTGCCGCCGGTAATGGATCCCATCTACGGCTACCAATCCATAAATGTCGAGTCGCAGGATCGTGACCCGTCGTCGCTTCTGAACTGGATGAGACGGATTCTGGCCGTCCGCGCGCAGCACCCGGTTTTCGGGCGCGGTGATATGAGGTTTCTCTACCCGAGGAACAGGAAAATTCTGGCCTATGTGAGGACATTGGGTGACGAAAAAATCTTGTGTGTCGCCAATCTTGCGCGTTCCGCCCAGGCGGTCGAACTGGACCTCGAAGGGTTTCGGGGTGCCGTGCCCGTGGAATTGTCAGGACAGACTCCTTTTCCGCCTATTGGCGAACTGCCGTATCTCCTGACCCTGCCGGGATACGGCTTCTACTGGTTCAGGCTAGAAGAGGCGGGGGAGGTGCCAAGCTGGCACGAACCTCCGCCCGAAGTGCTGCCCGAATTCGTGACCCTCACCGCGCCGCACGGGGCTGTTGGGGATATTCTGGTCGGGCGGGAAAGACGTCTGCTCGAAAGAGATATCCTGCCCAGCTTTCTTCCGCTTCAGCGGTGGTTTGCGGGAAAGGGCTCGAGAATAAAGGAGGTCGGCATCCGCTACCTCGGGGCCCGGGCCGGCACGACGCAGGGGCTGACCATACTCGATGTTGAAACGGACGGAGCCGGCGGCCGGTATTTCCTGCCACTGCAGATCCGCTGGGGAGCAGAAAACCTTCAGCCGGGAAACCGGCTCCTGTCGCACACCCTGGCGAGGGCCCGGCGAGGAGCGCGGCTGGGCGCGGTCGTCGATGCGGCTTTCGACGACGATTTCGCACGCGACCTGATGGCACTGATCTGGTCGGGTGAGGATCGGGAGGTGATTGACGGGAAGCTTGAAATCGACGCGACTGACCGGCTGCGGTCGATGCCCCGGCCTGCCGAAGTGCGCCGGACACTCGCGGAACAGAGCAACGTTTCAGCGATACTCGACGAATCCATCATTTTGAAAATCTACCGTGCCCTCAAAACCGGTCCCCAGCCCGATGTGGAAGTCGGGCGGTTCCTGACTGAAACGGCTGGTTACCCAAACACGCCCGCCTATCTTGGCGCAGTCACCCTCAGGAACGGCAGCGGTGACTGCACGACCCTCGCGAGCGCCTTCGCATTTGTGCCAAACCAGGGCGATGCGTGGGAAGTTCTGCTGGAGGCCCTGAGCCGGGATCTTGAAGCTCATTGTGCGATTACGGCGGATACGGGCTCTGAAAAGAATGACTTCGCTTTTCCTCTTGATATCGCCCCGGTCCTGGGTCGGCGCACGGCCGAGCTCCATGCCGCTTTCGCCACTTCCACGACGGATCCCGGATTTCGTACGCGGCCTGTGGGCCGCTCTGATCTGGATGGCTGGTCGGAGACCGCCGCGCAGGAAATTCGCGATGGGCTTTCCGAGCTTCGTGCCGCGGCGCGGTATGCCGGGGACGACCTCCAGGCCGAAATCCGGGCAGTTCTGGCAGCCGAACCCCGGTTGCTCGAGCGGATCGCCCGGGTGGCGCGTCTCGACCCGGTCGGTGACTGCACGCGGATTCACGGAGACCTTCATTTGGGTCAGGTACTGATCAGTAAGAATGATGTTTTTTTCGTCGATTTCGAAGGTGAGCCGCAACGCGAGATCGAGGAACGCCGACTCAAGACCTCGCCCCTGCGGGATGTCGCGGGGATAGTTCGCTCTTTTGATTATCTCGCTCAGGCGGCGATAGCGCGTATCAGGGACGTGACCGGAACCCTGAGCGAGCGCCAGAGAGAGCGTGCCATCGACTGGCGGTCGATGGCGAGCCGGGCTTTTCTTGAAAGTTATCTCGATGCGTCGAGGGGCGCGATGGCGGAACCTGAAAACCGGAACTACGCCATTTGCTTGCTGGATATGTTTGTTCTCCAGAAGGCTGTTTACGAGTTGCGATACGAAGCAAGCCATCGTCCGGCGTGGCTGTTCATCCCGATCCGCGGCCTTCTGGATATTGTGAATGAAGAGGAGTCCCCGATATGA
- a CDS encoding alpha-1,4-glucan--maltose-1-phosphate maltosyltransferase yields MKADRIAGLNSRPQTGRLRELAAQRIAIENVAPEINGGRFAAKAVPGEAITIEADIFCDGHDELRAAVLYCVAGSADWAEVPMRFYDNDRWRGFLRIEEAAPYEFTVIAWRDLFATWRADVKKKLAAGHTIKVEITEGQELLRQGLNNLAVRDKADHDALAAVLETVAASSDDGARLALLLDDDVARRLLRAGPRANMTRFDRVLPIHVDRPRAAFSAWYELTPRSQSGEAERHGTFDDVIRRLPYVRELGFDVLYLTPIHPIGRINRKGPNNALEAAPGDPGSLYAIGAAEGGHDAIHPALGSFEDFDRLVSEAAAQGIEIALDFAIQCAPDHPWIKEHPEWFDWRPDGTIKFAENPPKTYEDIVNVHFYRDAFPGLWHALRDVVLFWAARRVRIFRVDNPHTKPLPFWEWLIGEVQSRYPDVIFLSEAFTRPKMMKRLAKVGFTQSYTYFTWRNTKRELTEYLTELTTTECRYYMRPNFFTNTPDINPHFLQSGGRAAFRIRLVLAATLSGNYGIYCGFELCEARALPDREEYLDSEKYQIRVWDWDRPGHIRDDIALLNRLRRTHPAFRDFRNVEFYNAWNDQILYYGRRTPDCGSFVLVAVSLDPHRVQEAEIEVPLWEFDLPDKASIGVEDLVSGEVFQWRGKIQRVRLDPGVCPYAIWRLFRDWEESP; encoded by the coding sequence ATGAAGGCCGACCGGATCGCCGGGCTTAACAGCCGCCCCCAGACCGGGCGGCTTCGGGAGCTAGCGGCACAGCGGATTGCGATTGAAAACGTCGCCCCGGAAATCAATGGCGGGCGATTTGCGGCCAAGGCTGTGCCAGGCGAGGCGATAACCATCGAAGCGGACATCTTTTGCGACGGCCACGACGAATTGCGGGCGGCGGTGCTCTATTGTGTGGCGGGTTCGGCGGATTGGGCCGAAGTCCCGATGCGGTTTTACGATAACGACCGCTGGCGAGGCTTTCTTCGGATCGAGGAGGCCGCGCCGTATGAGTTCACGGTCATTGCGTGGCGGGATCTGTTTGCCACCTGGCGGGCCGACGTAAAGAAAAAATTAGCGGCCGGACACACGATCAAGGTCGAGATCACGGAAGGCCAGGAACTTTTGCGTCAGGGGCTGAATAATCTCGCGGTCCGGGACAAAGCCGACCACGATGCCCTTGCTGCGGTTCTCGAGACTGTGGCCGCCAGCTCTGACGACGGGGCACGGCTTGCGCTTCTCCTTGATGACGACGTCGCCCGGCGGCTTCTGCGAGCAGGGCCGCGCGCAAACATGACGCGGTTTGACAGGGTGCTGCCCATCCACGTTGACCGGCCGCGCGCCGCCTTCAGCGCCTGGTATGAGTTGACACCCCGGTCTCAATCAGGGGAGGCGGAGCGCCACGGCACGTTCGACGATGTCATTCGCCGGCTGCCCTACGTACGGGAACTCGGCTTCGATGTGCTTTATCTCACGCCCATCCATCCGATTGGACGGATCAATCGGAAGGGGCCGAATAACGCGCTGGAGGCGGCGCCTGGCGACCCAGGGAGTCTCTACGCCATTGGTGCGGCGGAAGGCGGGCATGATGCCATCCATCCCGCCCTCGGAAGTTTCGAGGATTTCGACCGGCTGGTCTCCGAGGCGGCTGCGCAAGGCATCGAAATAGCGCTCGATTTCGCTATCCAGTGTGCGCCCGACCATCCCTGGATAAAGGAGCATCCCGAATGGTTCGACTGGCGGCCCGATGGCACCATCAAGTTCGCGGAGAATCCACCCAAGACATATGAGGATATCGTCAACGTCCATTTCTATCGCGACGCGTTCCCCGGGCTGTGGCACGCGCTGCGCGACGTCGTCCTGTTCTGGGCGGCCAGGCGGGTGCGTATTTTTCGGGTCGACAACCCGCACACCAAACCCTTGCCCTTCTGGGAATGGCTGATTGGGGAGGTTCAGTCCCGTTATCCGGATGTGATTTTTCTCTCGGAGGCCTTCACCCGGCCCAAGATGATGAAACGCCTCGCGAAGGTGGGTTTCACGCAGTCCTACACCTATTTCACCTGGCGCAATACAAAGCGGGAACTGACGGAGTACCTGACGGAGCTGACGACGACCGAATGCCGTTACTATATGCGGCCCAATTTTTTTACAAACACGCCCGATATCAATCCGCATTTTCTTCAGAGCGGCGGTCGTGCGGCCTTTCGGATCAGGCTTGTCCTGGCGGCCACCCTGTCCGGCAATTACGGGATATATTGCGGATTCGAGCTTTGTGAAGCGCGCGCCCTTCCGGACCGCGAAGAATACCTCGATTCCGAGAAGTATCAGATCCGGGTCTGGGATTGGGACCGCCCGGGCCACATTCGCGACGATATCGCCCTTCTCAACAGGCTGCGTCGAACCCACCCGGCGTTTCGGGATTTCCGAAACGTCGAATTCTATAACGCCTGGAACGATCAGATTCTCTATTACGGGCGGCGAACGCCGGACTGCGGGAGCTTTGTTCTGGTCGCCGTTTCCCTCGATCCCCACCGTGTGCAGGAAGCGGAAATTGAGGTGCCACTGTGGGAGTTTGACCTGCCGGACAAAGCCTCGATCGGGGTGGAGGATCTGGTGAGCGGTGAGGTTTTTCAGTGGCGCGGCAAGATTCAGCGGGTCCGTCTCGACCCCGGTGTTTGCCCCTACGCCATCTGGCGCCTTTTCCGGGACTGGGAAGAGTCGCCATGA